In Trifolium pratense cultivar HEN17-A07 linkage group LG7, ARS_RC_1.1, whole genome shotgun sequence, a genomic segment contains:
- the LOC123899757 gene encoding 4-hydroxy-3-methylbut-2-en-1-yl diphosphate synthase (ferredoxin), chloroplastic isoform X1: MAAGTVPATFTSLRTCDSGLGFGKSIDFVRVSDLRRMKSVRRKVSIIRNSNPSQDIAELQPASKGSQLLVPRQKYCESLHKTVRRKTRTVTVGDVTIGSEHPIRIQTMTTTDTKDVAGTVEQVMKIADKGADIVRITVQGKKEADACFEIKNSLVQKNYNIPLVADIHFAPTVALRVAECFDKIRVNPGNFADRRAQFEILEYTEDDYQKELEHIEQVFTPLVEKCKKYGRAMRIGTNHGSLSDRIMSYYGDSPRGMVESAFEFARICRKLDYHNFVFSMKASNPVVMVQAYRLLVAEMYVQGWDYPLHLGVTEAGEGEDGRMKSAIGIGTLLQDGLGDTIRVSLTEPPEEEIDPCTRLANLGMRAAELQKGVAPFEEKHRHYFDFQRRSGQLPVQKEVKIKSSVEKLNYIYSLYTDSKRSSTAYFLWHLFKELSFLIQGEDVDYRGTLHRDGSVLMSVSLDQLKTPELLYKSLAAKLIVGMPFKDLATVDSILLRELPPVDDVDARLALKRLIDISMGVITPLSEQLTKPLPNAIALVNLKELSTGAHKLLPQGTRLVVSVRGDEPYEELEILKGVDATMLLHDLPYTEDRISRVHAARRLFEYLSDNSLDFPVIHHIQFPNGIHRDDLVIGAGSHAGALLVDGLGDGLLLEASDKDFDFLRNTSFNLLQGCRMRNTKTEYVSCPSCGRTLFDLQEISAEIREKTSHLPGVSIAIMGCIVNGPGEMADADFGYVGGAPGKIDLYVGKTVVKRAIAMEQATDALIDLIKEHGRWVDPPVEE; encoded by the exons ATGGCTGCTGGAACTGTTCCTGCTACGTTTACTAGCCTCAGGACATGTGATTCTGGTTTGGGGTTTGGGAAAagtattgattttgtgagagtTTCTGATTTGAGAAGAATGAAATCTGTTAGGAGAAAGGTTTCAATTATTAGGAATTCAAATCCTAGCCAGGATATTGCTGAACTTCAACCTGCATCTAAAGGAAGTCAACTTTTAG TTCCTAGGCAAAAGTATTGTGAATCATTGCACAAAACTGTGAGGAGAAAAACAAGGACAGTGACGGTTGGTGACGTGACTATTGGTAGTGAGCATCCTATAAGAATTCAGACCATGACTACGACGGATACTAAGGATGTTGCTGGAACGGTTGAACAG GTGATGAAAATAGCAGACAAAGGAGCTGATATCGTACGGATAACAGTTCAAGGGAAGAAAGAAGCTGATGCATGTTTTGAGATTAAAAACTCACTTGTGCAGAAAAA CTACAACATACCATTGGTGGCTGACATTCATTTTGCTCCCACTGTTGCTTTACGAGTAGCTGAATGCTTTGATAAGATTCGTGTCAAccctggaaattttg CTGACAGACGAGCTCAGTTTGAAATATTAGAGTATACAGAAGACGACTATCAGAAAGAACTTGAGCATATTGAACAG GTTTTCACGCCATTAGTTGAAAAATGTAAGAAATACGGAAGGGCAATGCGCATTGGAACAAACCACGGCAGTCTTTCTGATCGTATAATGAGCTACTATGGAGATTCACCTAGGGGAATG GTGGAATCTGCCTTTGAATTTGCAAGGATATGCCGCAAGTTGGACTATCACAATTTCGTATTTTCTATGAAAGCGAGCAACCCTGTTGTCATGGTTCAGGCATACCGTTTACTTGTAGCTGAAATGTATGTCCAAGGCTGGGATTATCCGTTACACTTGGGTGTTACTGAAGCTGGAGAAGGTGAGGATGGTAGGATGAAATCTGCAATTGGCATTGGAACTCTTCTTCAG GATGGATTGGGAGATACCATTAGAGTTTCTCTCACAGAACCACCAGAGGAGGAGATAGATCCTTGTACAAGGTTGGCAAACCTTGGAATGAGGGCAGCTGAACTCCAAAAAGGGGTG GCACCTTTTGAAGAAAAGCACAGACATTACTTTGACTTCCAACGCCGTTCTGGTCAATTGCCGGTTCAAAAAGAGGTTAAAATTAAAAGTTCTGTAGAAAAACTTAACTATATTTACAGTTTATACACAGACTCCAAACGTTCTTCCACGGCGTACTTCCTATGGCATTTATTTAAAGAACTTTCCTTCTTAATACAGGGTGAGGATGTGGATTATAGAGGGACCCTCCACCGGGACGGATCTGTTCTCATGTCAGTCTCGTTGGATCAGTTAAAG ACGCCAGAGCTTCTCTACAAGTCACTTGCTGCTAAACTCATTGTTGGCATGCCATTTAAG GATCTGGCAACAGTAGATTCAATCTTATTGCGGGAACTTCCTCCAGTAGACGATGTTGATGCT CGGCTAGCTCTAAAAAGATTGATTGATATTAGTATGGGAGTTATAACTCCTTTATCGGAGCAGCTAACAAAGCCATTACCAAATGCCATAGCTCTGGTAAACCTTAAGGAGCTATCTACTGGAGCTCATAAGCTTTTGCCACAAG GCACACGCTTGGTTGTGTCAGTACGTGGTGACGAGCCTTATGAAGAACTGGAAATTCTTAAAGGTGTTGATGCTACTATGCTTCTCCATGACCTGCCGTATACAGAAGACAGAATTAGTAGAGTGCATGCAGCTAGGCG GTTATTCGAGTACCTATCAGACAATTCTCTAGATTTTCCTGTCATTCACCACATTCAATTTCCAAATGGGATTCACAG GGATGACTTAGTGATTGGTGCTGGCTCTCATGCTGGAGCTCTTCTGGTTGATGGGCTTGGAGACGGTCTTCTTTTAGAAGCCTCGGATAAAGATTTTGACTTTCTTAGAAATACATCTTTCAATTTGCTGCAAGGCTGCAGAATGAGAAATACAAAAACA GAGTACGTCTCTTGCCCATCCTGTGGTAGAACCTTATTTGATCTTCAAGAAATAAGTGCGGAAATTCGAGAGAAGACATCACACCTCCCTGGTGTTTCG ATTGCAATCATGGGATGCATTGTAAATGGCCCTGGAGAGATGGCTGATGCAGACTTTGGGTATGTCGGAGGTGCTCCTGGGAAGATTGACCTCTATGTTGGGAAG ACTGTGGTGAAGCGCGCAATTGCGATGGAGCAAGCAACTGATGCCTTGATCGATCTAATAAAAGAGCATGGACGTTGGGTAGATCCTCCAGTAGAGGAGTAA
- the LOC123899757 gene encoding 4-hydroxy-3-methylbut-2-en-1-yl diphosphate synthase (ferredoxin), chloroplastic isoform X2, whose translation MAAGTVPATFTSLRTCDSGLGFGKSIDFVRVSDLRRMKSVRRKVSIIRNSNPSQDIAELQPASKGSQLLVPRQKYCESLHKTVRRKTRTVTVGDVTIGSEHPIRIQTMTTTDTKDVAGTVEQVMKIADKGADIVRITVQGKKEADACFEIKNSLVQKNYNIPLVADIHFAPTVALRVAECFDKIRVNPGNFADRRAQFEILEYTEDDYQKELEHIEQVFTPLVEKCKKYGRAMRIGTNHGSLSDRIMSYYGDSPRGMVESAFEFARICRKLDYHNFVFSMKASNPVVMVQAYRLLVAEMYVQGWDYPLHLGVTEAGEGEDGRMKSAIGIGTLLQDGLGDTIRVSLTEPPEEEIDPCTRLANLGMRAAELQKGVAPFEEKHRHYFDFQRRSGQLPVQKEGEDVDYRGTLHRDGSVLMSVSLDQLKTPELLYKSLAAKLIVGMPFKDLATVDSILLRELPPVDDVDARLALKRLIDISMGVITPLSEQLTKPLPNAIALVNLKELSTGAHKLLPQGTRLVVSVRGDEPYEELEILKGVDATMLLHDLPYTEDRISRVHAARRLFEYLSDNSLDFPVIHHIQFPNGIHRDDLVIGAGSHAGALLVDGLGDGLLLEASDKDFDFLRNTSFNLLQGCRMRNTKTEYVSCPSCGRTLFDLQEISAEIREKTSHLPGVSIAIMGCIVNGPGEMADADFGYVGGAPGKIDLYVGKTVVKRAIAMEQATDALIDLIKEHGRWVDPPVEE comes from the exons ATGGCTGCTGGAACTGTTCCTGCTACGTTTACTAGCCTCAGGACATGTGATTCTGGTTTGGGGTTTGGGAAAagtattgattttgtgagagtTTCTGATTTGAGAAGAATGAAATCTGTTAGGAGAAAGGTTTCAATTATTAGGAATTCAAATCCTAGCCAGGATATTGCTGAACTTCAACCTGCATCTAAAGGAAGTCAACTTTTAG TTCCTAGGCAAAAGTATTGTGAATCATTGCACAAAACTGTGAGGAGAAAAACAAGGACAGTGACGGTTGGTGACGTGACTATTGGTAGTGAGCATCCTATAAGAATTCAGACCATGACTACGACGGATACTAAGGATGTTGCTGGAACGGTTGAACAG GTGATGAAAATAGCAGACAAAGGAGCTGATATCGTACGGATAACAGTTCAAGGGAAGAAAGAAGCTGATGCATGTTTTGAGATTAAAAACTCACTTGTGCAGAAAAA CTACAACATACCATTGGTGGCTGACATTCATTTTGCTCCCACTGTTGCTTTACGAGTAGCTGAATGCTTTGATAAGATTCGTGTCAAccctggaaattttg CTGACAGACGAGCTCAGTTTGAAATATTAGAGTATACAGAAGACGACTATCAGAAAGAACTTGAGCATATTGAACAG GTTTTCACGCCATTAGTTGAAAAATGTAAGAAATACGGAAGGGCAATGCGCATTGGAACAAACCACGGCAGTCTTTCTGATCGTATAATGAGCTACTATGGAGATTCACCTAGGGGAATG GTGGAATCTGCCTTTGAATTTGCAAGGATATGCCGCAAGTTGGACTATCACAATTTCGTATTTTCTATGAAAGCGAGCAACCCTGTTGTCATGGTTCAGGCATACCGTTTACTTGTAGCTGAAATGTATGTCCAAGGCTGGGATTATCCGTTACACTTGGGTGTTACTGAAGCTGGAGAAGGTGAGGATGGTAGGATGAAATCTGCAATTGGCATTGGAACTCTTCTTCAG GATGGATTGGGAGATACCATTAGAGTTTCTCTCACAGAACCACCAGAGGAGGAGATAGATCCTTGTACAAGGTTGGCAAACCTTGGAATGAGGGCAGCTGAACTCCAAAAAGGGGTG GCACCTTTTGAAGAAAAGCACAGACATTACTTTGACTTCCAACGCCGTTCTGGTCAATTGCCGGTTCAAAAAGAG GGTGAGGATGTGGATTATAGAGGGACCCTCCACCGGGACGGATCTGTTCTCATGTCAGTCTCGTTGGATCAGTTAAAG ACGCCAGAGCTTCTCTACAAGTCACTTGCTGCTAAACTCATTGTTGGCATGCCATTTAAG GATCTGGCAACAGTAGATTCAATCTTATTGCGGGAACTTCCTCCAGTAGACGATGTTGATGCT CGGCTAGCTCTAAAAAGATTGATTGATATTAGTATGGGAGTTATAACTCCTTTATCGGAGCAGCTAACAAAGCCATTACCAAATGCCATAGCTCTGGTAAACCTTAAGGAGCTATCTACTGGAGCTCATAAGCTTTTGCCACAAG GCACACGCTTGGTTGTGTCAGTACGTGGTGACGAGCCTTATGAAGAACTGGAAATTCTTAAAGGTGTTGATGCTACTATGCTTCTCCATGACCTGCCGTATACAGAAGACAGAATTAGTAGAGTGCATGCAGCTAGGCG GTTATTCGAGTACCTATCAGACAATTCTCTAGATTTTCCTGTCATTCACCACATTCAATTTCCAAATGGGATTCACAG GGATGACTTAGTGATTGGTGCTGGCTCTCATGCTGGAGCTCTTCTGGTTGATGGGCTTGGAGACGGTCTTCTTTTAGAAGCCTCGGATAAAGATTTTGACTTTCTTAGAAATACATCTTTCAATTTGCTGCAAGGCTGCAGAATGAGAAATACAAAAACA GAGTACGTCTCTTGCCCATCCTGTGGTAGAACCTTATTTGATCTTCAAGAAATAAGTGCGGAAATTCGAGAGAAGACATCACACCTCCCTGGTGTTTCG ATTGCAATCATGGGATGCATTGTAAATGGCCCTGGAGAGATGGCTGATGCAGACTTTGGGTATGTCGGAGGTGCTCCTGGGAAGATTGACCTCTATGTTGGGAAG ACTGTGGTGAAGCGCGCAATTGCGATGGAGCAAGCAACTGATGCCTTGATCGATCTAATAAAAGAGCATGGACGTTGGGTAGATCCTCCAGTAGAGGAGTAA
- the LOC123899758 gene encoding classical arabinogalactan protein 10-like produces the protein MENARLSFLSIFLLTLSLHVTADLPPSPSPSSSPSPPPQSPSSATTPSPSSLPSPSPQSPSPSPATTPSPYNPPASSPVVSFPPPPSPPTPITSNSSPAPSPEDSNSINHIGVDDGTDDSSGEGMSGSKKAGIAIGIIVAASVLMLAGMVYKKRKQNIRRNQYNYALGRDIVL, from the coding sequence ATGGAAAACGCAAGATTATCgtttctttctattttcttacTCACTCTTTCACTTCATGTAACCGCCGATTTACCGCCATCTCCATCTCCTTCGTCATCGCCATCGCCACCGCCACAGTCACCATCATCGGCTACCACTCCATCTCCGTCGTCATTGCCATCGCCATCGCCACAGTCACCTTCACCGTCACCGGCTACCACTCCATCTCCATACAATCCTCCAGCCAGTTCGCCTGTAGTTTCATTTCCACCACCACCGTCTCCTCCGACTCCGATCACTTCAAATTCATCTCCGGCTCCTTCGCCGGAAGATTCTAATTCAATAAACCACATCGGCGTTGATGATGGAACAGATGATTCATCCGGAGAAGGAATGAGCGGAAGCAAGAAAGCAGGGATAGCGATCGGAATAATCGTGGCGGCGAGTGTTCTTATGTTGGCCGGAATGGTGTACAAGAAACGGAAGCAGAATATACGGAGAAATCAGTATAATTACGCCTTAGGAAGAGATATTGTTCTGTAG